The Streptomyces sp. V4I8 genome includes the window GCCTCCTTCAGCTCCACCTTCGTCAGGGCGGCCTTGACGTCCTGCTCGTAGGAGACGGGCGTGAGCTTCAGCTTGCTCGCGTCCAGGGCCTTCTGGGCAGCGGCGCCGCACGGCACCTCCTTGTCGCAGAGCACGACCTTCAGGCCCGACTTGGTGAGGTCCCCGAGGGAGTCGATCTTGTCGGGGTTGCCCGGCAGGGTGGCGATCTCCAGCTCGTTGCGGACGAAGGTGGCGGGTGTGCCGGAGGCATCCCCGGCGTCCGTGACGATCTTCATCGTCTTGGGGCTGGCCGAGGCGAACACATCGGCCGGCGCACCGCCGGTGATGCTCGCGGCGAGGGAGTCGCTGCCGCCGAAGCTGAAGGTGACCTTCGTACCCGGGTGCTCCTTCTCGAACTGCTTGCCCAGCGCCGTGAAGCTCTCCTTCAGTGAGGCCGCCGCGAAGACGGTCACGTCGCCGGAGATCTCGCCCGAGACCGAGTCGGAGGCGGACGCGGAGGAGTCCGACTTCGGGGAGGAGTCCGAGTCGGAGGACGAACAGGCACCCAGGGCCAGCAGCGCGGCGGCGCTCACGCCGGTCACCTGCAACATGCGGCGGTTCCGGCGCGCGGTACGGGTTATCACGGGTCCACTCCCTCTGGTCCTGACGGACGAAATCACTCCTGGTCCTGACGGACGCAATCACTCGCGGTCCTGACGGACGCAATCACTCGCGGTCCCGACGGACCATCTACGGTCTCTCGACGACCACGTTGGTCGACTTGATCACGGCAACCGCCGGAACGCCGGGCTCCAGCTTCAGCTCCTCAGCCGACTCGCGGCTGACCATCGCCCGCTGCTCCGGTGCACCTGCCGGGCGTAGGCCGCCAGGGCCGGCCCGGGGATGATCCGGTGGCCCGTGTCGTCGCGTTCGGCGGTGAGTTTCCCGCCGTCCACCAGACGCCCTCACGGTGTCGGCACTGACGCCGAGTAAGGCGGCCGCGTCCCCGATCCGGTAGGTGTGCATGCGCCGATGATACTGCCGCAGATGCGAGGCGAAAGTCTCCTGTCGCATCGCATGAGCTGCCGTTGTGATCTGGGTGGATGGCATGTGCGTTTGTACAGGACGCAGGTCCCGGTACTGACAGCACCGGTACGACCGCCTGCCGGGTGGCGGAGCTCGCCCCCACCTGCGATCTGGCCTGCACGGCCCGCACGGTCCGCCTGACGGTGCCCGACCTCGCCTGGCCGCAGCACAAGGCCGATGTCAGCTTTTCCTCTCGGCGGCCGGCCCCGCCCTCGATCCCGCCCGCCGCAAGGACCGCCTGAGCTTCCTGACCGCGGTCTCCGGCGCGGACGGCCACCACGCCCTGCTGTCCTGGGCGGAGATCGACCCCGACTGCGGCCGCGCCCCAGTCCTGCTCGCGGCCACCCTCGACGACACCCCGCTCGACCGCGCCGGCCCGCAGCTGGTCCTGCCCCAGGACCGCCGCGGGGCCCGGCACATCAGCGGCATCGACGCGATCCACGTGGACGGCGACTACGCCTCGTGGGCGCAGGGACGGTGACGGGTCGGTGTTCGACCCTGGACTGCCGGTCGGGCACCGCGAGATCCTGGAGACCCCCCGGCTCGGCTCGGCTCGCCGTAGCTCCGCTCAGGAACGGTCGATGTGGACGTTCGTCGACTTCACCCGGGCGGTGGCCTCCACGCCGACCTCCAGCCCCAACTCCTCCACGGCCTCCCGTGTCAGTAGCGACACCAGCCGGTGCGGCCCCGCCTGGATCTCCACCTGGGCGGCGACGTCGCCGAGCTTGACGGCGGTGACGATGCCGGGGAAGGCATTGCGGACGGACGTGTACGAGACGTCCTCCTCACCGCCACCGCCACCGCCGGTCTTGGCCAGCTCCACGGAGAAGGCGGCCAGATCCTTTCCGTCGATGAGGCGTCGTCCGCTCTCGTCCCGGTGTGTGGCGACCCGGCCGGCGTCGGCCCACCGTCGGGCGGTGTCGGGGCTCACTCCGAGCAGACGCGCGGCCTGGCCGATCGTGTAGGACTGCATACGCGCCAAGATAGGCGATCAGGGCTGAGCCGCCGGTGAGCAGCTGTGGTGGCCGCCGCGCTACCGTCTGCGGAGACGATCACCGGGAGGGGCGGGATGGCGAATGATCTCCGGTTCGGTTGGGAGCTGAGCGGCAGCGGCTGGGCGACCTGCCGCATCGAGGACGACGAGGCGGAGTGGAACGACAGCGTCAGCTACTGCACCGACGCCCTCGCCGACGTACTGCACGCGGTGGCCGGGCTCTACGGTCCCACTTCCGTGCAGCGTGTCTCCTTCGACCTGGAACCGGCCGAGGCCCGGTGGGCCTGAGTGGCAGGGGGCCGGACATCGACATGGCGATCCATCTCTTTGCCGACATGTCCACGAGCTTCGATCGGCCCGACCAGGACGGCACGCTCGTCTGGCGCTCCACGCAACCCCGAGCCCTCGTCGGTCACGCCGTCCTGGAGGCCGCCCAATGGTGCTGCGGCTCCACGGTGAGGACGGCTACCTGAAGAAGTGGGGCCGGCACCCCTTTCCCGTCGCCGCCCTGCAGGACCTCCGCCGCCTGCACCTCCAGCACGACACCTGCGCACTCGGGCATGACGTGGCCGTCCTCTGGAGAGTCGGCGGCGACCTGAGCGCGGTGGCGGTCCTTGGGCAGGCCGTCCTCGCTGCCCATACCTCCACGGTTCGGGCGGCGGGCGGGATCAGCGTCCGTGGTTGTGCATGACGTGCTTGGTGCGCGAGAAGTCGTCCAGCGCGTGGATCAACAGGTCCCGGCCGTATCCGGATCCCTTGAATCCGCCCCAGGGGACCTCCCTGGCCAGCACGAGATGCGAGTTGACCCAGACGGTTCCGAAGTCGGGACTTGCGGCGATGTCGTGGCTGCGGCGCGCCTTCTCGGTCCACACCGACGCCGACAGGCCGAGCGGGACGTCGGTGGCCCGCCGTACCGCCTCCTCCTCGTCGGTGAAGGTCTCCACGGTGACCACCGGGCCGAAGATCTCCTCGCGGGCGACCTCTGCTCCTTCGGGGACGTCGACCAGCACGGTGGGGGCGACGAAGTAGCCGGGCCCGTCGATGGCCCCGCCCCCGGTCGCCACACCGATGCCTTCCTTCTTCGCCCGTTCCAAGTACCCGGTGACCCGGTCGAAGTGGGCCTTGGAGACCATGGGGCCGACCTCCACGTCCTCACCGGAGGCCGGCTCGCCGACGACCAACGCCTGTACCTCGCCGACGAGTTGCTCCACGAATTGCTCGGCGACCGACTCGTGGACCAGTACGCGGCAGGCGGCGCCGCACTCCTGGCCCGAGTTCCAGAAGCCGGCGACGCGCAGAGACGACGCGGCGGCCGCGAGATCGGCGTCCGGGAAGATCACCACCGGTGCCTTGCCGCCGAGTTCGAGATGGACGCGCTTGAGAGTGTCGGCGGCTGCCCGGGCGACGGCGCGACCGGCGGCGACCGAACCGGTCAGGGCGATCATGCTCACGTCCGGATGCTCGGCGAGCCGGGCTCCCACGACAAAGCCGTAGCCGTTCACGACGTTCAACACACCCGCAGGCAGAAGATCGGCGACGAGTTCGGCGAACTCCAGGGTGGTCAGCGGGGTCTGCTCGGACGGCTTGATGACCAGGGTGTCGCCGGCCGCGAGAATGGGCGCGATCTTCCATGGCGCCATGAGCAACGGGTAGTTCCACGGGGTGACCACGCCGATCACCCCGATCGGTTCGCGCAGGATGACCGACAAGTGGTCCTCGGCGTAGTCACCGGCCCGCCATGGAGGTCGTCGCGCGCCCCGCACCGGCCATGAAGCGGAAGGTGTCGATGGTCATGCCGACGTCGTCCCGCGACACCGCGAGCGGCTTGCCGGTGTTCGCCGACTCCAGCCTGGCCAGGAGTCCGGCATTCTCGGCCACCCGGGCGGCGATGGCGTGCAACACCTCCGCGCGGGCCTTGGGGACCAGCCGACCCCACTCGTTCTTGGCCCTTACGGCCGCTGCCACCGCTCGGTCGATGTCCCCGGAGGTGCCCTCGGGGATCTGGTGGATGACACTCTCCGTGCTCGGGTCGACCACGGTGATGAAGCGCTCGGGTGACGCGTCGTCGAAGTGCCGTCGACGATCTGCTCCCGGGCGGCGCGACCGCCGTGCCCGCCGTCACGGCGAAGGACGTCCTCGATCTTTACGCCCTGCGCGCCAGCCTCGGCGCGCTGCTCATCCGCCGTGTCGCCATGCTGGGCCCAGAGGACCTCGCTCCGGCAGCGGCGGCCCTGGCGGAGGTCCGGGCCGCCGCCCGGGCCAAGGACCACGGCGGTATGCGTGAAGTCGATCTGCGGTTCCAGGACGCCCTCGCCCGCATCGCGGACCTCCCGCAGGCAGCCCAGACCTTCGAACGCCTCACGGCCCGACTGCGTATGTTCGTCGCCGTTCTGGACATGGACTACAGGCAGGCAGGCCTTTGGCACCATCCTCAACGAGGACACCGCCGTCTTCGACGCGCTGCGCGACGCCGACGGGAACGAGGCGGCGCGCCTGTGGCGGGTCAAGATCGAGCGCTGTGTGCGCTACATGATCGCCCAGTTGCCCGAGGACGACGTGGCCCCACACCTGTGGACGACCCTGGCGGGCAGGCCCGGCCCGGGCAGGGAGGAGCTACGGGGCGTCGCGCACTGAGACCTCAGGACGCGCGGTGTCGCAGACGCGGTGTCAGATGGCCTCGCGAATGGCCCGCTCGAAGTCCTCGACGTGACTACGGGCCAGTCGGGCCGCCTTGTCGGGCTCGCCGGCGACGATCGCGTCGATCAACGGTCCGTGCTCCTCCACATGGCCGGCCATGTCGGGCAGCCGGTCGATGAACAGGCACCAGATGCGGGTGGCGAGGTTGTCGTGGCGGACGAGCGTGTCCTCCAGGTACGGGTTGTGCGCGGCGGCGTAGACGGCGCGGTGGACCTGTAGGTCGAGGTGCATGAGCCCGGCGGCGTCGTCCTGACGGGGATCCACGCGCTCCAGCTCGCGGCGCAGGGCTGTCAGGGTCGTCCGGTCCACGGCTGTGGCGCGTCGTGCGGCCTGGGCGGCGGCGAGGGGCTCCAACTCCTGGCGGACCTCGGAGATATGGGCCAGGTCGGTGATGTTGACCTCGGTGGCGAAGGTGCCGCGTCGGGGGTAGGTCGTGATCAGCCGCTCGTACTGGAGCCGCTTGAGCGCCTCGCGCACCGGCGTCCGTCCGACGCCGAGGGACTGCCCCAACTGCTCCTCGTTGATCGGCGCGCCCGGGCGGATCTCGAGCATGACGAGCCGGTCGCGGATGGCACGGTAGGCGCGCTCGGCGAGGGACAGCTCACCCCCGAACTCCGCGCCCCCCAGATGCGCGCCGCCCGGCTCCGCGCCCCGCGACGCTCCGCCTCCGGGTGCTCCACCTCCGGCTTTCCCGCCTGCGGGCCCGGTCGCCACCTGCTGCATGAATGCCCCCTTGACCTGTCGGGCGAGCTCCCATACCGTACCGCACAGTCTGATATATCAGTTGCGCATTAGTTGGCTCCCAGGATGGTGCACAGATGGCAACCAGCCCGTCGACCAGCACTCTCACCTCCCCCCTCGCCCTCCCGCTCAGGGAACTCGACCCGGACGTCGCCACCGCGGTCGACGCCGAACTGCGCCGCCAGCAGTCCACGCTGGAGATGATCGCCTCGGAGAACTTCGCCCCGGCCGCCGTCATGGAGGCCCAGGGCTCGGTGCTGACCAACAAGTACGCCGAGGGCTACCCCGGCCGCCGCTACTACGGCGGCTGCGAACACGTCGACGTCATCGAGCAGCTGGCCATCGCCCGGGTGAAGGCACTCTTCGGCGCCGAGGCCGCGAACGTCCAGCCGCACTCGGGCGCCCAGGCCAACGCCGCCGCGATGTTCGCGCTGCTCAAGCCCGGCGACACCATTCTCGGCCTCGACCTGGCGCACGGCGGTCATCTGACCCACGGCATGCGCATCAACTTCAGCGGCAAGCTGTACAACGTCGTGCCGTACCACGTGCGCGAGTCCGACCTGCGCATCGACATGGACGAGGTCGAGCAGCTCGCCCTCGCGCACCGGCCCAGGATGATCGTCGCCGGCTGGTCGGCGTACCCGCGACGGCTGGACTTCGCCGAGTTCCGGCGGATCGCCGACGCGGTGGGCGCGTACCTGATGGTGGACATGGCGCACTTCGCCGGGCTCGTGGCCGCAGGCCTCCACCCGAGCCCGGTGCCGTACGCCGACGTCGTCACGACCACCACCCATAAGACCCTGGGCGGCCCGCGCGGCGGTGTCATCCTCAGCCGCGCCGACCTCGCCAAGAAGATCAACTCCGCGGTCTTCCCCGGCCAGCAGGGCGGCCCGCTGGAGCACGTCATCGCCGCGAAGGCCGTCGCCTTCAAGGTGGCCGCGGGCGCGGAGTTCCGGGAGCGCCAGCAGCGCACGCTGGACGGCGCCCGCATCCTCGCCGGACGGCTGCTGGCCGACGACGTCGCCGAGGCGGGCATCACCGTCCTGACCGGCGGCACCGAAGTCCACCTCGTCCTCGTCGACCTGCGCAGGTCGACGCTCGACGGACAGCAGGCCGAGGACCGGCTGCACCGGATCGGCATCACCGTCAACCGCAACGCGGTGCCGTTCGACCCCCGCCCGCCGATGGTCTCCTCGGGTCTGCGGATCGGCACCCCCGCCCTGGCCACCCGCGGATTCGGGGACGCGGAGTTCCGGGAGGTCGCCGAC containing:
- the modA gene encoding molybdate ABC transporter substrate-binding protein; the encoded protein is MTRTARRNRRMLQVTGVSAAALLALGACSSSDSDSSPKSDSSASASDSVSGEISGDVTVFAAASLKESFTALGKQFEKEHPGTKVTFSFGGSDSLAASITGGAPADVFASASPKTMKIVTDAGDASGTPATFVRNELEIATLPGNPDKIDSLGDLTKSGLKVVLCDKEVPCGAAAQKALDASKLKLTPVSYEQDVKAALTKVELKEADAAVVYKTDVDAAGDKVEGVEFPESADAVNDYPIALLKDTQNAQAAKAFIAQVRSAEGQKVLTEAGFLKP
- a CDS encoding molybdopterin-binding protein → MQSYTIGQAARLLGVSPDTARRWADAGRVATHRDESGRRLIDGKDLAAFSVELAKTGGGGGGEEDVSYTSVRNAFPGIVTAVKLGDVAAQVEIQAGPHRLVSLLTREAVEELGLEVGVEATARVKSTNVHIDRS
- a CDS encoding aldehyde dehydrogenase family protein; protein product: MSVILREPIGVIGVVTPWNYPLLMAPWKIAPILAAGDTLVIKPSEQTPLTTLEFAELVADLLPAGVLNVVNGYGFVVGARLAEHPDVSMIALTGSVAAGRAVARAAADTLKRVHLELGGKAPVVIFPDADLAAAASSLRVAGFWNSGQECGAACRVLVHESVAEQFVEQLVGEVQALVVGEPASGEDVEVGPMVSKAHFDRVTGYLERAKKEGIGVATGGGAIDGPGYFVAPTVLVDVPEGAEVAREEIFGPVVTVETFTDEEEAVRRATDVPLGLSASVWTEKARRSHDIAASPDFGTVWVNSHLVLAREVPWGGFKGSGYGRDLLIHALDDFSRTKHVMHNHGR
- a CDS encoding aldehyde dehydrogenase family protein, with product MVDPSTESVIHQIPEGTSGDIDRAVAAAVRAKNEWGRLVPKARAEVLHAIAARVAENAGLLARLESANTGKPLAVSRDDVGMTIDTFRFMAGAGRATTSMAGR
- a CDS encoding GntR family transcriptional regulator; translation: MQQVATGPAGGKAGGGAPGGGASRGAEPGGAHLGGAEFGGELSLAERAYRAIRDRLVMLEIRPGAPINEEQLGQSLGVGRTPVREALKRLQYERLITTYPRRGTFATEVNITDLAHISEVRQELEPLAAAQAARRATAVDRTTLTALRRELERVDPRQDDAAGLMHLDLQVHRAVYAAAHNPYLEDTLVRHDNLATRIWCLFIDRLPDMAGHVEEHGPLIDAIVAGEPDKAARLARSHVEDFERAIREAI
- the glyA gene encoding serine hydroxymethyltransferase; the protein is MATSPSTSTLTSPLALPLRELDPDVATAVDAELRRQQSTLEMIASENFAPAAVMEAQGSVLTNKYAEGYPGRRYYGGCEHVDVIEQLAIARVKALFGAEAANVQPHSGAQANAAAMFALLKPGDTILGLDLAHGGHLTHGMRINFSGKLYNVVPYHVRESDLRIDMDEVEQLALAHRPRMIVAGWSAYPRRLDFAEFRRIADAVGAYLMVDMAHFAGLVAAGLHPSPVPYADVVTTTTHKTLGGPRGGVILSRADLAKKINSAVFPGQQGGPLEHVIAAKAVAFKVAAGAEFRERQQRTLDGARILAGRLLADDVAEAGITVLTGGTEVHLVLVDLRRSTLDGQQAEDRLHRIGITVNRNAVPFDPRPPMVSSGLRIGTPALATRGFGDAEFREVADIIAQALKEEQLGDERAGQLRDRVEKLASAFPLYPHLSPLNGDAA